TGCCCGGTCACTCTCCGGCTTAGTCAACTGCCGGGCGTCTGTAATAGAGGGTCGGGGTCAGGGAGCGGCAAACACCCATTCCGGGCATTTCTTTTGTACTTTCAGTTTACGAGACTGAGATCATAAAGGCAGGCGCACGCATGGGCTACGTCCCTGCCTGGCAAAACGGTGTCAAATGAAACAAGGCATCGtaaacaaaaagtaaacaaacccAGAAGGGAAGGCTGTCTTCGAGCAGAACGAAGCTTGTACTTGGATACCCTTGCGCTAAGTCTAAGTCTCAGACTTTTAActtaaaacatataaaatgtaaaatagaTTCCACGTGTTTAGTAAACTTTAATACATTATTCAGACTTCACCTTTTATTCTAGAGGAAACTTTAAAGTCCTACTGCCTTCCtacataataaaatattaaaccacACAAGAAGCCTTTTTGAGGCTTTGTGCTTTGAGGTGTCGTCTTTCTGATTTGCCAGCATAAAACTTGAAAGGTCCTTTCGACTAGATTAAGCACGCACATAGATTTTTCTTCATCAGCACACTCACTCACGCCGCTGCGGTCGAAGTCATGGATCTACGGATTATAGTGCAGCGAAAACTGACACTCAGAAGTATCTGTAGTATAAAAGCTTTAAGCTGCAACCCATTTCTCAAAGCCACCAATTTTCTTTGGCATGCCTTAAAAATAGAACACCTATAGATACATTATTTATTGGACAGTAAGGGCTCTCACTAAATATGTATTGATCTACTTACTATATATAAGTAAAAAGTCTTGCTGGCATCTACCGGTCTATGAATCATTAAAGAGCCGATTACCTCTATTACTACTCGTATTATATTCGGGCAAATGTTGGTAAAACGAATAGGTTCTGTTTTCAGACCCGCTCTTTCTAAACCTTAAAGACtaaaaaagaaagatttatatttttataaataaagcaTCTGCCAagaaatttattgttttaaacaaaattttggggCAGACTCCTACGGGAAATGAAGTTAGTTAtagttattaaaaattaaccaATTCGGACGCATTAAGATAATAACATTGGGTGTGCTGATTCATAAGTGAATTTTCTTAACCTCGTCGGCCACAACTTTACCTTATATGTGTTAGTTGGCGAATTTATAAGGAAGACTTTACCATCAGTGATAAATAGTCCTCCATGGTTGTGGCACGTGTCTTGATACATGTCATGATTCTACCAACCCTTCCAAATCTTCTGCAGGGTGAACGATGGCGACGCACTAGACGCAAAAACTGCCATTTTAAATGACATATGAGCTCCCGTAGGCTTGGGAATACCTCCGGCGGCTCACTTAAAGTGAGTCTTTACTACTAAAATATTCACAGGTTGCCTGCCGATGAAATATTGTGCTGCCAAGGGTGCGGCAAGTCGATTCAGTAGTGCCTTCCAGCCAAGTGCGTTTGAATCGATAACGATGGCACGGAATAAACTTCCGAAAGCGCTATTTAATTGGAATATTGATTGAATTAAAGTGTATGTCTAGAGTCCAGACTATAGAGTCTATAGTCAGgcattttaaaagtttttaaaatggtTTGTGAAAGCTTTTGAAATGCTGAAATTGTATGGAAGAAGAATAAAGCCTCTAGGGAAATACCTTTGCCAATAACTATCCGATTCTTAACTGGAAAACCTTCAACAATGTGTagcagaatggtggaaaatcgatctagaaatcgtttaatgtatttcgcttgagaatcagatgagaattggggaacatatagccatcactgtggaccctataggagaaaaccccattttcaagggatcccatcacgaaaactggacaaaaaatctaaaaaatattttttctcaggattttgatgcagaatggtggaaaatcgatctagaaatcgtttaaggtattccgcttgagaatcggattagaattggggaagatacagccatcgttgtggaccctataggggaaaaccccattttctaGGGATcctatcacgaaaaatggacaaaaaattgaaaaaatattttgtctcagagttttgagaattggggaagatacagccattaCTGTGGACGCTATAGGGggaaacaccattttcaagggatcctattacgaaaaatggacaaaaaatctacaaaatattttgtcacaggattttgatgcagaatggtggaaaatcgatctagaaatcgtttaaggtattccgcttgagaatcggatgagaattgaggaagatacagccatcgctgtggaccctataggggaaaaccccattttcaaggatcccatcacaaaaaatggacaaaaaatctaaaaaatttttgtctcaggattttgatgcagaatggtggaaaatcgatctagaaatcgttaagggtattccgcttgagaatcggatgagaattggggaagatacagccattactgtggaccctataggggaaaccccattttcaagggatcccatcatgaaaaagagacaaaaaatctaaaaaatattttgtctcaggattttgatgcagaatgatagaAAATCGatttataaatcgtttaaggtattccgcttgagaatcaggTGAGAATcgttgaagatatagccatcactgtggggcctataggggaaaaccccattttcaagggatcccatcacgaaaaatttacacaaaatctaaaaaatattttgtctcaggattttgatgcagaatggtgggaaatcaacctagaaaccgtttaaggtattccgcttgagaatcagatgagaattgttgaagatatagccatcactgtggaccctataggggaaaccccattttcaagaggtcctaaaaatggacaaaaatttaaaaaatatttagtctcaggattttgatgcagaatggtgggaaatcgatgtagaaatcgtttaagatattccgcttgagaatcagatgagAATTGACAAAATatagccaagatatagccatctctGTGAGCCGTATGagaaactatatcctatagctttcgTATAACTGAAATatcgaaaaaaatgttttgtctggatctctttttttttaagttttgtatAATAATGCATACTTAATTTAATGCTTGCTGCACTTTTTATTTGCGTGCCGTTGAGCgattattttttacaaaagtaGACCAGAATTACTAGGAGACAATAAACACTGAGACGAGGTGTACTTTTACTCAGGCAAGGGGAAAACAATTTACTGTCGGCCATATAAAATATTGACTGCCATTGCTATTCCACGACAGTGTCCTGAAACTGTCTGTTGGATAGGACTGTCGCTGCAGCTGTCTTAGCGGGTTTGTGTGCGAGAGCTTAACCCAATTTACAACTTACATGTAATGATTTTTTCCCGACTGTTTAAGGCTCACTTCGATCGATAGGAGTTGGCTTGGCCATAAGTTAACTTCCAGTTGAATACAAACACTAACTGCTGAAGTGGCAGAAATATTCGTTCTTGCAAAAATAGACCATTAATATGGATTTTTCTATAGCTTTTGTAACAATTATCAAGTGGGAGTGGGCGGGAGGATTGCCGCATTGAAATGCGACAAACCGCAATTTGGCTGAGAGCCCGAAACTGTTTGAATAACTGGCCAATTGGGTCTGCAGTCCGACCAtggaaaaatatatgtacTGTGCATGTATGTATTGCCATATGTGGATGTGGCTAGTTTTTTGTGTGGCTAGTTGTGGTATTTGCAGTGCGTTGAAAACCACGAGGTAAACAATATCTCTGCggtacaataaaaaatatattaacttTTAGTTTCTACATATGTAATTGTAGCTTTAATTACTGagtatttatacttttttaaaacgaATTTTTATCCTTTCTTATAGCAGCTCCACTCGGAATATCGGAGCACTTACCGTTGGCATGAATTTACTGGTAACTCGAGGCCAGAGGTTGTGCGAAGAGCGCCAGCCCCAAATCCAAGTCAATTTGTTGGTAAGTGACAATGAAATTTTTCTTTAGCTTTATTGTCACGGactttatttattgatttcgAATTCGTTCGACTCACGATGGGATTTGTGCACCTGCAGGTCCAACAAATGAGCCGCCACTGCCCCGACGGAAAAAATGTCCAGAATTAGCATACAAATCGCACGAGTTTATTATAGGGTCTGAATACACGGATGCACGCCGAGATGCCAGTGCACATCGCCTGGCGAGGGTAAGTTCTTAAGGGATTGAACAATTTTATTCAACTATGACAGCAATGAAATGGTTACAATATATGTTTTAGAACAGATTTCATTTCATTGTAAAGGAAGGATTTCTATACAGACACTGAAGAGTCGTTTATACAGACACTCTTTGAATTACTCTAGAATATTCATGGCATAGGGATTTAATTCTTCTTCTATTCAAAAGTTGaaatgccttttttttaataactttcCACATATTCCACATTAATTGCATAAGAAAGCCGTTGCCTTTACGATAGAGTTGGCATTGGGGTTATGGCATTTAAGCTGCGGTCCTCATAAAAATGTCGACGCTCTCAATTCCACAAAAGAGCAGgaaaaaacatattttcccTCTAGTGTTGGTCCTCTCCTAGTTTTTCCGCTTCTCGATTTCAGCGCTAGCCTAATTAATAACAAGGCACAAAGAGGCGTGCATTAAAAGGGCATTAAAACAAGTATATGTGAGTCAAATTATGAGCCTGtgcttaaattattttgtctATGATAGCTCAAagaatcaaaatttaatattaaactatttttttttgttgaatatgTGCCAGGGCGCCCCTGCTGCTTCTGTCTGTGGCACCTGCAGCATTGGCGTATTAGTGAGAGTGCTTCTGTTGTACGAGTATAATGTAGCTCATTCCGGCCATACATAATTAATAGACTTCACCTTGTGACGCACGTCAACAcagcgtatgcgtaatattaaTGGCCAGCTAATTAAGGATATATGTACGGttatacacaaacacactcaTACATGTTTCATGTCCTGTGCTCATCTGTCTATCTCTTTCTGTATCTCTCTCTCTACACGCAGTCGGAGGAACGGGGTACGCCTTCGCGTCGCAGCAAATCGGAAGGACCCCCCGTAGTGCCCAACGGACGCACCTAtcccatttcatcggaggtcgATGGAACTTCGAGAAAACAGGTAAAAATTGTCAGATGGATTGCACTGTCTCGCAGCCAAGCACATGGGTGTCTAATAGTCGTATATTGCCTAATCTAACCTAACACTTGGATATGTATTCTGAGTACGTGTTTTGGGTGTTTGTATGAGCAAGTTGCGCGAGTTCCTTAGCATGCATAGAGCACTTACTGATTTTTCTGAGTTTACTTGGACCTTTTTCCAATATGTATGTCTACATAGGGCATTATAATATTCACAGAGTCTCcagaaaatgaaaaaccaTTAGGAATTGGGTTAGTTGCATCGCTTGGGAATAATAAGTTCTACAATAGATTCTAATATGAatagaaaaaattaatagagTGTTCTAATGTCAAAAGAATCAAAAGAGTCTAAAGTTTATattgaatttaatattaatgttGCTGTTTCAATTCTTTTATCAATTGTGTAGGGCGTGTTTATtgttaaataattttgttacaAAATTAATATTGTATATTGTAAAGGGACGATATGTCAAGTAGTATCTACATGTTAGTTTTTTAGTTCTATTTACTTTTAACCACTTTCATAgtaacatgaaagttgtctaCAACTTTTTAGTTGTTTTGTAGATAGTTTGTCTACTGAAGAACATCATTTTGAGCGACAATTGTCTCTCCACTTGTAAATAGGATGAAGTTTTGTACTTCCATATATGAGTAAGGTAGCATCTGtctctttcaatttcaaatctttatatttttgtgattGTAGCAGCTTTGTCTTCTGGAAGTTAGTTTTCCCCTCTTAATGTGTTTTGAAGTTATTTCCGGGATTTTCTCCCTAGCACTCTGGCAACGCTAGGATTTTGCGCAATCTCTTAAGGCTTAAAAAAGGTGTAGCATACATTTGAGGGTAAATTTCATGCGTAGTATGTATTACATTGATTTTATTGTTCTTTTCACATTATATTTTTCCCTATAATTTAAACTTTAGTTGCGATTCGTTAAAAAGGGAACTTTAAACTTTATCGATAAAGAAAAACGATTTTCCCATTCCTCAAATCATTAAAGTTCtgttgaaatattaaaatgcttCATTGAAAGATTTGGTATTAATGGCGAATTAAGTCCCTTTTAAACTTCCAACTATATATTTTAACTGGaatatgttttatattaacATATTAGAATTAAACCAAttagaaataattattttaaatttaccATTTATACTTGTATTGTGTGTATTTCTTCTCTTTCTTGTTCTCTGTTTCTCCACATGTCACTAATCCCGGTATATTCTTCTTTATGTATACTGTGCTCTTGCTCCctgtttctaaaaaaataaaaaaaaaaaaaacacaatttataaaaattaacttttaaatACTTAATTGCGATCATGCAATGCTTCTCGTTCTTTTTCATTCTCTTTTTCTTCCCAACTTTTGCGTTATGTTTTTCTGATCTTATCTTTCGCAGGCGGGTGAGTCAAATGGCGGGATATTGAAAAAGACGATCACAAAATTGAGCACAGAGTACCGCCTGCAATTCGTTTGGCCCACTGTCCGACGGATTAAGGGCGGTGGCGATGCGACGTCTAGGGCCGCTGCCGGAGATTATCCGCGAAAGTCCATATCGCTGGGCGCCATTCGGTCTGGTGGCCAGAGTCACGCTCCGAACCcgagtcagagtcagagtcagGCCCACAGTTACACACATCACACGATGATGGGTGCCGGTGCCGGGTTGCCAACGGTGCATAAAAAACGAACAACAAATCAGAAAGAAGGTGCGACAACAAATTGTCGTCGCTAAGCATTTATTTCACATACGTactaaaaaaccaaaaatcaaagtgatgaaacaaaaattcatttcCTAGTACCGCATAGTTTCTTTCAATACTAATATATGTACGAATTactaaaaacaacaattttgAAATTCTCAATTCTCAAAAATTTGAAGcgtactaaaaaaatattcaatttgatttgaaatcttttttttttatttacataacCTACCAAACTAATTTTGCGGAAGATTgtataacattttatttactaACCTTTTTGTCGAAGCGTAAATGTTGaaacttgttttatttatttttttaagattttcaaatgcaaatttgtgcagtggcagcagcattGAGTAAAAACAAATACCTAGAAATCGCATTTCATACTATATAACGTTAAATAGTGTTGGTACAAAAATATAgctttttcgatttcgatttatTCAACTTTTTACAACTGTCGCATCAAGACAGAATTGACAACTAATCGAGTTTTTTATGAACACGTCGTCGTAAATttggcctaccaatataatctATAAATATGTATGATACAGTGCTCTCAACACCTAAAATAGATACTTTTCCTTTACGTATTATATCGTAcattttatactatactctcCCATATTTTCTGTATTTACaagcaaatattttcttttccgCTTTTCTGAGTAACGacatttgttttgatttaaaGCAGATGACAGAAACTGACAGTTCTAACATTTGTTTCATATAGAACGAAATTATGCTAAATTCCcctgaaaactaaaaaacttaaaaaggtttaaactttaaaaacaatttaaaaaacatcTTTTTAGCCAAAAGCTGACGTAAGTGTTGAACTAAATTTCGTTTTTATTAGTGctacaaaaaaaccaaaaactatgtatttgttttattgaaaatcgtAAAATTGCGTTGGCAAACGACAAATCGATTGAATAACCATCTGGCTCTGGAAAAGGATCTGCTTTCCCCAAATGCGAATCATACTAGTCGTGATGCCAATGCAATTTTACTTTGTCAATTGATGAGTTGAAATAGCAAAGTGTAGTCGGAGCATGTTGTGGCCGCAGGTTGTGCGATaacttttgtttataaaaattgaaagcaTAGGACATTTTATGTTGGTTTCGTTGCATGTGTGAAACTGAAAACTCAAAACCAAGCGAAATTTTATATAGTATCCTGCATTATTCCAgacaaacattatttaatcTACCAACATGGCATCGAACTTCAACATTTGtatattttggttttcatATCATTAGTTAGGCTTATTGGAAAATGCTTAGCGGGGGGTTAGATaagcagaaaatatttattcgagCTATCATTGTGGCCGGGCGTCCAAGTAGGTGACGAACCGCATCCGCCGTGCGTCAAGTACTAACAAAATTTACAGTGCGAGCAAAGCGCCATAGGTAAGGCTACGGTGTGGAAGATCTAAGCGCTAGATCTAGAGGGATCTAAGatgtaatatatatacatatgtgtacTCTCCATTGCGCAAATCGTTAGAGCATCTGCTTCTCAGACGCAATTAGTGGCTTCAAGTGCAAGTCGCTGCTTATTCTTGGCGTTTATCGAATCGTTGTGCATTGCCATAAGCTTTCGTAGTGTATGAATTGGACGCAGTGCTTAATAAGAATGAACTATAAAAGAGCATCCAATACAAGGATTCATTAACATAAAAGTTTCACAATTGGTTTCAATTTCgttctatattttaaaaaacccaagccccgaAATTGTTCAAGACAAATTTTAGAAACACCCCCAAAAAATTTGTAGGAAAAACTTGCCAAAAACACACTTTAACCACCTAATCAACACATTTTTCCGTTCTCTACTCAATGCCAAACCAGCTCAAGCATCATCATTTGAAGTTAACATTTAGTATTCACCTTTCCGCAGTAAAACATCCCAAAAATTAACCACTCACATACCCTCTCACAAAGTCCAACCATCAGGGCGCTGCTTTCGGCTCATTTATTTGCTGTacgattaacaaaaaataaactcctTGTCTTTGAGTTACATTTAGCGAAATCGAGACACTTTGCAAAACAGTTtcttttcacttttattttccTAATGCATTTtctacaattaaattatttgttttcttaTATTAATGTAATCGAACACTGATGCCTGCCATCAGCCATTATCCTGTATAAAGTATAAACCGATTGACTATGGATTGCAGcattaaatttcgtatttGTGTGCTTTCAGCTACTCTACATGAGTTGGAGCCCTTGGTTAGCGATACGGATGATAGAAAAACGCACGAGAAGTATGAACATTTGATTTACCTATCCCTAGTCAGCCCTAGTCAGATCAAATATCTCTCTTCATGAGCTTTTGTCATTGTCATTGTCAGAGAAGGCCCTCATTAGCCCACCCAAAAATGCAGCATCACACAACCATTCAAACCCCCTGTCATCCGCACCTGCATGTTGCAAGAGATGCATGCTGCAGCTATAGAAAGGGCACAGCCGTCCATTTCGACAATATGTCTCCGAAGACAGACTTTTTGTACAGTGGCTAATGGTGTTCCGATTATTGCAGGCAAGTGACCATTGTGGAGCGCAAGATTACCTCGCGCCCGTTCTCGCAGGCCATCGACCAGGAGCGGCTGAACCATTTCATCACGAAAAAGGAGAACTTTGGCTTCGCCGATGCCGCGGATGCCGCCGTTGCCGCTCTCAAGGATGAATTGGACAACCGCCAGCCGGCCACCGAACCCGGCCAGGTGGTGGTTATGAACGGCACTGCACCTCCGCACTCTAAACCGAATTTAGATTTGTGGTTCAAGGAGATGGTAGAGCTGCGTAAAAAGGCTGGCGAGTACAAGGTGAGTGAATAGTTTCATTTTAAATACGGCAGTCTAACTTGTGTTACACTTCACAGTGCCGCGGATGGGGCATAGAAATCGATCCGGACTTGTACAAAAAGCAGAAGGATCTCTGGGATCAGGTTTCAAAGCGCAGCTCACTTTCAGCCCTATCTCTAGCGTCGTCAGTTCATAGGTATTTCCAGACATtacttattaaataaaatgtttccTTAAATTCCAATGAAATACTTATTTTCAGACCTATTACGAAGGAGGAGAAAGACCAGGAGAACAACAAAAAGTCAACGCCGTTGCAAAAACCGCAAAAGCCTCGAGTCCCCGGGCAGGCGTTCTTGATTGATAATAAGGATGAGATATCAGCACTGCCAGCACGATTTAGCAATATTCGTCATCACCTTGAACGCACCACTGGTCCGGGTGAGCCTCAGAAGTAGTAGTAGTGTAATATATtctgaaaaatttatttcccCGAACTGTAGATGTAGAAGAGGGCGCCCTGTTGCCTTCGCCCACGCGTGAGAAGCTTATGCCCGCTATTACAAAGCGAGAGTCAGAGTCTCAGCGCGGAAGTCCTAAGAAAACGGCTTTATCGCGACATGGGTCGCCTCAGAAGGGAAGTCCCCAGAAGGGCAGCCCCAAGAAGGTCTTAAAATGTGAGTAACCATTggtcgccaaaaaaaaaagaataaagaaTGCATTTAGTCTAACTCCAATACCGATTCCAAAGTTCAAAATAGCTAAAAAGCAATAGTACTCCAAAGCAACAATGACACAAGTACACAAAATGCACTCACAAGTTACAAGTTCGGTAACCCACAATACGTATACGCCCCGATGTCTACTACTTGATTTGGTTTCTATGATTTCCTTTTGCAATATTTTGCTCATAATGCTTCTATAGTTTAGTTTATTGTTTCGGCGAAAAAATAAGGATATTTGCAGTATATCCTTCCCAAGTGCACTGAAGAAATCCTGTAGGGCTATGAGACTGGTGCACAATTTTTATGTAGTtggttaaatttattttttgttttttaaatttcctcaAAAAAACAGTTGTTAAAATTCATCTTTCAGATTTTGAACACATTTTAAGGGATTCAGAGTTATTACGTGTTACAGGCACTTTACAATTTGAAGAAGTATTTTTAATCCAATTAAGTAGATTGCAGGTTGATTAGCATGTAAATATATTCATGTTTTGACTAAATGCGGCCTTACGAGGTAAATCCCATTCTACATAAAACATCTAGAATTTTGAGGCACCTCTTAATCCCgcatttattgaaaaatgtttcGCTTATTCATTTTGCTTGCTTTGCAATATTTCACAAATATTGCAATTttgaaaaggaaaataaatggCTTGGCAAATATGTAAACAGACTTTAGTTGAAAGCTTTGAAAGTGAGACATACTGTACCACCATTTGATTGTTAGAGCATTGGATAAGTGTACCAAATCTTGTAAAAACTTCACCCGAAACACCCACACCATGTCACTATTAGAAGGGGCTGTAAGCCCCTAAAAACCTAATATCTATACAACTATTTAGCTAAATGCGAACTGAAATTAAATCATGAAAATCGTACTTTTATCATCACTGAAactgccaccaccaccaccaatcAACCATACGAAATACCGATAAACGAAACGTAAAATCTGTATAAACCGAAATCAAATCCGAACTCAAAACCATCCTCATCCGTATCCTGAACCCGTATCCGCGTCCATATGCGTGTCCATCAACAGCGCGCTCACAATCCGTGGGTCCGGGCGTGGCCGAGAATGAGTCACCAAAGCGCCAGATCCGATCCGCGAGTCAGGCGCCCTCGAGCCGCAAAAAGACGCCGACAGCCGGAAGCGGCAGCGAACGCAAGGCACGCCCATGTAAGTAGCCAACTTAGAGGAGGCAGGCCATAAATTCCTAtaaccaaaaatccaaaactCGACTACTCAGTTAGTTCTGTTCAGTTCAGTTGAAGTGGAGCGATGCGATGTGTTTCATTTCGAGTTACTTTAGTCCTAGTTTGCGTACGTTTCCGTCATTAGTTTCCTTTATTTCTTTTGAGTTGCTGGTTTCGTTCAAGTTTTGAGTTCCATTAGTTGATCGATCACACCTCAAGTTTGTTCCTTCTTCTACCCAACAAGTATTTCGAACGACCATTTAGTTGAGTGTTTaacgaaattaattaaaaaccttAGATTATATCTAAATAAACCAACTTTGtttgactatttttttgttagtttagTCCCTGGTGATGCAGTTTCTTGCTCCtcatttttgatttgttttccACCTAAATTGAAATCACTGTTCTTTTTATATTGAAGCGTTTGATTGGTCTTTCGACTATATTTGAGTCTATAGTTTAGCATGTTGAGTGAACCGTactaacaaaataataaactaaactaacttaaaaaaccAACTAACTACTAAaccaataacaataaattacCTGTAAGTAAGTAAAGAAACATTAACAAGTCCAGCTCAGTGTTGTGTCTAATCCGTTGGagtttttatttgctttccgTTAATCCTTAACTAACATTAAGTGTGATATTGTTGGCTTAAGTCCTAGATATTTGAGAAATGTGTTTGTAATACCTTAACTATGCTCTCAGGGAAACTAACCAATTGTATCTAAATTCTACATATGTTCAACTGTTGTTTttcggttttattttttcggaaAAATTCCGTCTTCATTTTGGGTCCTAAAGCCAACAATGTATGACCCTTTATGAAACTAGCTTGATATAAGTAGACTAACCCATTGAAATTGTTAACACACCCAACCAAAAAGATAGACTTAACGTTTAATACCAGCATTTCATATTTAGTTTAGTTGGattctcatttttttaaacgttgttttgaaatttttaatagcATTCTCACCCCC
The Drosophila bipectinata strain 14024-0381.07 chromosome 3R, DbipHiC1v2, whole genome shotgun sequence DNA segment above includes these coding regions:
- the LOC108121045 gene encoding titin homolog isoform X4; this translates as MIGSFWNLCRACPSMPVDKQLHSEYRSTYRWHEFTGNSRPEVVRRAPAPNPSQFVGPTNEPPLPRRKKCPELAYKSHEFIIGSEYTDARRDASAHRLARSEERGTPSRRSKSEGPPVVPNGRTYPISSEVDGTSRKQAGESNGGILKKTITKLSTEYRLQFVWPTVRRIKGGGDATSRAAAGDYPRKSISLGAIRSGGQSHAPNPSQSQSQAHSYTHHTMMGAGAGLPTVHKKRTTNQKEATLHELEPLVSDTDDRKTHEKQVTIVERKITSRPFSQAIDQERLNHFITKKENFGFADAADAAVAALKDELDNRQPATEPGQVVVMNGTAPPHSKPNLDLWFKEMVELRKKAGEYKCRGWGIEIDPDLYKKQKDLWDQVSKRSSLSALSLASSVHRPITKEEKDQENNKKSTPLQKPQKPRVPGQAFLIDNKDEISALPARFSNIRHHLERTTGPDVEEGALLPSPTREKLMPAITKRESESQRGSPKKTALSRHGSPQKGSPQKGSPKKVLKSRSQSVGPGVAENESPKRQIRSASQAPSSRKKTPTAGSGSERKARPYDTEDGRETAISISSCSPQPPVPEVPEEPLVKSPPEPTRVKSPEQIIMRSPDPVNWTVPLDTGKTFTVTQNVKDGENYSRPQSEIKASTPVEKPPPPPQSAPPQLTEQAKMDAWKSSSPTTNAGLYGKTLTPHATPTGQPGGAVRCFVQDQQQPQSESTGTAPTARTTAAEVLERARDRFDRFWGSSATKEESV
- the LOC108121045 gene encoding uncharacterized protein isoform X1 produces the protein MIGSFWNLCRACPSMPVDKQLHSEYRSTYRWHEFTGNSRPEVVRRAPAPNPSQFVGPTNEPPLPRRKKCPELAYKSHEFIIGSEYTDARRDASAHRLARSEERGTPSRRSKSEGPPVVPNGRTYPISSEVDGTSRKQAGESNGGILKKTITKLSTEYRLQFVWPTVRRIKGGGDATSRAAAGDYPRKSISLGAIRSGGQSHAPNPSQSQSQAHSYTHHTMMGAGAGLPTVHKKRTTNQKEATLHELEPLVSDTDDRKTHEKQVTIVERKITSRPFSQAIDQERLNHFITKKENFGFADAADAAVAALKDELDNRQPATEPGQVVVMNGTAPPHSKPNLDLWFKEMVELRKKAGEYKCRGWGIEIDPDLYKKQKDLWDQVSKRSSLSALSLASSVHRPITKEEKDQENNKKSTPLQKPQKPRVPGQAFLIDNKDEISALPARFSNIRHHLERTTGPDVEEGALLPSPTREKLMPAITKRESESQRGSPKKTALSRHGSPQKGSPQKGSPKKVLKSRSQSVGPGVAENESPKRQIRSASQAPSSRKKTPTAGSGSERKARPSTLSTTFQSRIKSSSLPPPNGRVASAAPSASATLTATATAAPTRTAAAASAAATKSALHANQPHANQSHPHPHAKSSSATRPVSGNKILKTSASQQQQQLQQQQMRKKDKDRSNISCLGVGSSSYNVDAGSGSQANSVKHQQNKQKQNQLQQQKEQQQQQQPQQQQQQEHKVQRLQPQPNTIAASTAATSAQNPTRPATINIKRLSVPGQDKKLAENDTEDGRETAISISSCSPQPPVPEVPEEPLVKSPPEPTRVKSPEQIIMRSPDPVNWTVPLDTGKTFTVTQNVKDGENYSRPQSEIKASTPVEKPPPPPQSAPPQLTEQAKMDAWKSSSPTTNAGLYGKTLTPHATPTGQPGGAVRCFVQDQQQPQSESTGTAPTARTTAAEVLERARDRFDRFWGSSATKEESV
- the LOC108121045 gene encoding uncharacterized protein isoform X3, translated to MIGSFWNLCRACPSMPVDKQLHSEYRSTYRWHEFTGNSRPEVVRRAPAPNPSQFVGPTNEPPLPRRKKCPELAYKSHEFIIGSEYTDARRDASAHRLARSEERGTPSRRSKSEGPPVVPNGRTYPISSEVDGTSRKQAGESNGGILKKTITKLSTEYRLQFVWPTVRRIKGGGDATSRAAAGDYPRKSISLGAIRSGGQSHAPNPSQSQSQAHSYTHHTMMGAGAGLPTVHKKRTTNQKEATLHELEPLVSDTDDRKTHEKQVTIVERKITSRPFSQAIDQERLNHFITKKENFGFADAADAAVAALKDELDNRQPATEPGQVVVMNGTAPPHSKPNLDLWFKEMVELRKKAGEYKCRGWGIEIDPDLYKKQKDLWDQVSKRSSLSALSLASSVHRPITKEEKDQENNKKSTPLQKPQKPRVPGQAFLIDNKDEISALPARFSNIRHHLERTTGPDVEEGALLPSPTREKLMPAITKRESESQRGSPKKTALSRHGSPQKGSPQKGSPKKVLKSTLSTTFQSRIKSSSLPPPNGRVASAAPSASATLTATATAAPTRTAAAASAAATKSALHANQPHANQSHPHPHAKSSSATRPVSGNKILKTSASQQQQQLQQQQMRKKDKDRSNISCLGVGSSSYNVDAGSGSQANSVKHQQNKQKQNQLQQQKEQQQQQQPQQQQQQEHKVQRLQPQPNTIAASTAATSAQNPTRPATINIKRLSVPGQDKKLAENDTEDGRETAISISSCSPQPPVPEVPEEPLVKSPPEPTRVKSPEQIIMRSPDPVNWTVPLDTGKTFTVTQNVKDGENYSRPQSEIKASTPVEKPPPPPQSAPPQLTEQAKMDAWKSSSPTTNAGLYGKTLTPHATPTGQPGGAVRCFVQDQQQPQSESTGTAPTARTTAAEVLERARDRFDRFWGSSATKEESV